AAGAAGTCGAGATAGCTGTGGCCGTCCTCGTCGTGGACGCGGCAGCCCCGGGCATGGTCGAAGACGGCGGGCCAGCCGCGGCAGTAGCTGCGGACCTCGGACTCCAGGGTCTCGAAGACGCTCAGGGCGGGCGGGGTGATGGTCACGGCGGTCTCCTGAGGGGGTGGTCGGTCGTGCGGAGCGAACAGAGGGAGCGGAGAGGGAGCGCAGAGGGCGGGGAGGGCTGAGGGAACGGGGGGCCGGGGGAACGGGGGCCGAGCGGGCGGGGTCTCAGTCCCGGAAGGGGCCCATCCGGTACAGCACCTCGGGCTGGTGCGCCGGGGTGCCTGCCGCCCCGTCCGGCTCCCGGGGGAACAGCGGCCCGTCGAAGAGCACTTCGCGTTCGAGCCGGACCCCGTGGCGCCGCGCGTACGAGGTGAAGAGCCGGTCGGACGCGGTGTTGTCGGGGGTGACGGTCGCCTCGACCTCGCGCACCCCCTGCCCGGCGGTCACCCGGGCGGTCAGTGTGTCGAGCAGGGTCCCGGCCAGCCCCCGCCCCCGGTGCGCGCGGTCGACGGCGATCTGCCAGACCACCAGCGCATGTGGCCGACCGGGCCGGAGATAGCCGGTGACGAAGGCGATCGGCGCGCCCGCCGCGTCCCGCGCCACCAGCGAGGTGGCGGCGAAGTCCCGGCACCAGAGCAGATAGCTGTAGGGGGAGTTGAGGTCCAGGGTCCGGGTGTCCCGGGCGAGCCGCCAGAGCGCCGCCCCGTCCGTCACCCGCGGGCTCTCGACCGTGGTGAATTCCCCGGTGCTTCCGGTGCTTCCGGCGTTCTCGGTGAATCCGCTGCTTTCGGTGCGGTCGGCTTGGGGGCGAGGTTCTTGCACGGTGGTCATGACCTCGCAACTTACCGATCGGAAAGGGAATATTCCTGGTCGTGAACGCTTGGACCGATGGTCGGCCCGTGTTATCGCGCGGGCGTGAATCCCTGGCCGGCAGCTCAGAAGTATGGAGGCTTTTGTCCGGCATATATACCGCAAAAAGGGCGCGATGTGGGGTCGGTCACATCCGTTCGGATCTTGTTGGAATCTTTGCGTTTACCGCTCGAAAGGCGGGGAAAAAGAGGGAAAGAAAAATACGGGCAGCCGCCAGAAAAGCGACTGCCCGTATGGATTGACTTCTCAGGAAAGCGGCGGACCGGAAAGCGGTGGGCCAGAAAGAGACGGACCGCGAAGAGGCGGACCGGAAAGCGGTCAGGCCCAGACCTCGGAGACCGCGCGGCCCGCCGCCACCGGGTCCACCGTCGCGCCCGCCTCGGCGAGGGCGACCCCCAGGGCCGCCAGCGAGGAGCGCACCGCGCCCCGGGTGGCGTCCACCCCGTAGTGGTTGACCCGGATCATCTCCTTGGCGAGCGCCCCGCCGCCCGCGATCAGCGGCAGCGAGGGGTCCGCCGCCAGCGCCTTCGTCACCAGCGCGGAGGCGTCCATCCCGGCGGGCGCGCGCAGCGTGGTGGCCACCGGGGCGGCGTCCTTCGCCTCGTACACATACGGCTCAAGACCGCCGCCGAGGGCCAGCGCCCCCGCCCGGGTCGCCGCCGCCGCGTGCGCGTGCCGCTCCATGACGGCCGTCAGCCCCTCCGACTCGATCCGCTCGACGCACGCCTCCAGCGCCAGCATCTCCAACTGGGCGGGGGCGTGCAGCAGCGCCGTGCGACCGCCGTCGATCCACCGCTCCTTCCAGTCGAGCAGCGAGAGGTACGAGCGCCGGGGCGCGGCCGGGTTGGCCGCGAACCGCTCCCAGGCGCGGGGGCTCACCGACACCGCCGACACACCCGCCGGGCCGCCCATCGCCTTCTGGGCGCCGATCACGCACAGGTCCACGCCCCACGCGTCCGGCAGCAGCGGCTCGGCGGCCACCGAGGCCACCGCGTCCAGCATGAACAGGGCCCCGTGGCGGCGGACCGCCTCACCGATCTCCGCGACCGGGTTGGTGTTGCCGGTGGCGGCCTCCGCGTGCACCAGCGAGACGAAGTCGATCTCGGGGTGGGCCGCGAGCGCCCGCTCCACCTGCTCGGCGGTGACCGCCGTGTGGAAGGGGACCTCCAGATCGACGACCCGGGCGCCGCAGTCGCGCAGCCAGTTGCCGAAGGTCTGGCCGTACGGGCCGGTCACGACGTTCAGCGCGGTCGACCCGGCGCGGGCCCCGGAGCGGATGCAGCCCTCCAGCGGCAGCAGCGCCTCACCCTGGGTGATCACCACGTCCTGCTCCGTGTCGAGCAGGGCGGCGACCCGCGCCGCGATGCGCGCGAAGTGCTCGGCGGTGAGCGGGGGCAGGTCCAGAAGCGGATGAGTCACGGCGGTGCCTTCTTCGGAATTGAGTGCGCTCGACCGGCCTTGTCCGGTCTCCGGGACGAGAGTAGCCGCCCGTCCGCACCCGGCCCCGGCCTCCCCGGCCCGGGCCCGGGCGCCCCCGGGGCGGTCCCGCCCCGTGTGGCTGCTCGTACAGTGCGGGCATGAGCGATCGCGTGGAACTGCATGTGAAGGGGCGGGTGCTCGTCGGCCCGGAGGAGGTGCGGGACGAACTGTGGGTCGTCGGCGGCCGGATCACCTACCGGCGCCCGGCCGGCGCCGACACGGCGCCCACGGTCACCGGCTGGGCGCTGCCCGGCCTGGTCGACGCCCACTGCCATGTGGGACTCGACGCGCACGGCCCGGTGGACGACGCCACCAGCGAGCGGCAGGCGCGCTTCGACCGGGACGCGGGCACGCTGCTGATCCGGGACGCGGGCTCGCCCTCCGACACCCGCTGGATCGACGACCGCGAGGACCTGCCGAAGATCATCCGCGCGGGCCGGCACATCGCCCGCACCCGCCGCTACATCCGCAACTACGCCCATGAGATCGAACCGGACGACCTGGTCGCGTATGTGGCCCGGGAGGCGCGGCGCGGCGACGGCTGGGTGAAGCTCGTCGGCGACTGGATCGACCGGGAGGTGGGGGACCTCACCGCCTGCTGGCCGCGCGGCGCGGTCGAGGCGGCCATCGCCGAGGCCCACCGGCTGGGCGCCCGGGTCACCGCGCACTGCTTCGCCGAGGACTCCCTGCGGGACCTGGTGGAGGCGGGCATCGACTGCGTCGAGCACGCCACCGGACTCACCGAGGACACCATTCCGCTCTTCGCCGAACGCGGGGTCGCGATCGTGCCCACCCTGGTCAACATCGCCACCTTCCCGGCCCTCGCGGACGGCGGCGAGGCCAAGTTCCCCGCCTGGTCGGCCCATATGCGCCGACTGCACGCGCGGCGCCACGACACCGTCCGCTCCGCGTACGACGCGGGCATCCCGGTCTTCGTCGGCACCGACGCGGGCGGCTCGCTGCCCCACGGCCTGGTCGCCGCCGAGGTGGCCGAACTCGTCACGGCGGGCCTTCCGCCGCTCGCGGCGCTCTCGGCCACCACCTGGGGCGCCCGCGCCTGGCTCGGCAGGCCGGGCCTGGACGAGGGCGCCCCCGCCGACCTGGTGGTCTACGAGGAAGATCCGCGCGCCGACGTCCGGGTACTGGCCGCCCCGCTGCGGATCGTCCTGCGCGGCAGGGTGGTCGGCTGAGCCCGTCCGGTGCCGGGTGCCGCCGCGCTCGCCGGCCGGTCGGGCCGGGTCCGTACGACGGCGCGTGCCGCCGCACCGGTCGACGCCGCGCCCGCCCCGCCGGCCGGGCCCGGCCGGCCAGGTGCGCCGCCGCACCGGTCCGGCCCGGTCGGTATGTGTGCCGCCGCACCGGCCGGGTTCGGCCGAACGCGGTTGACGGCGCGTGACGCCGTGCCGGTCCGGGTCGTTGACCACACGGTGCTCAGCCCCCTCGGCCGGGGCCGGTGGGAACAGCCGTACCGCAGGATTCGAACGCGGACTCGGAAACCACCCGTTGGGATGAACTGACGCCAGGTGTCTGTCAGTTCACTCTCAGTGCGTAAGTATTCCGGTGTCCCTGTCGCCGCCTCCCGGGTCCTCTCCCGTCGGCGGGCGACGTCATGACTTCTGTGGGGGTTCCACCAACCGTGAACAGCAACACCTTCCGCATGCCCGCACGCCGCTGCGCCGCCGCCACGGCCGCCGTCGCGCTGCTCGCGGGGCCCGTGGCCCTGGCCGGTCCGGCTGCGGCCACCGGGAGCGGGGCCCAGGGGCGGGCGAGCGCGGTCGTCCTCCGCGCCGGACTCGATGTCTCGCTGCTCGACAAGACCGTCCAGGTGCCGGTGAACACCTCGCTCAACGAGGTCACCGCACCCGCGTCGGCCTCCCGCACCGCGCTCACCGTACGGCTCGACGGGGTCGACGGGGGCCGTCCCGTCCAGCTCGCCCGCGCGGACGTGGCCACCGCGCGCGCCACCACGGAACAGGGGCGGACCGAGGGGTACGCCCGGCTCGCGGGGGCCCGGGTGCAGCTTCCGGGGCTGCCGCTGATCCCGCTCGTCGAGATCGGGAAGGCCACCTCCCGGGCCGTCTGCGCCGCGGGGGCGCGGCCGGTGGCCGAGTCGGTCCTGCTGGGCCCGGTGAAGGTGCTCGGCAAGGAGGTCACCCTCACCGCGGCGGGGACCACCCGGGTCACCGCGGCGGGCGTCGGCGAGGTCACCCTCGACCTGGCCCGCAAGCAGATCGCCTCCACCACCGCGGCGGCCACGGCGCTGGAGCTGAGGGTCGCGGTCAACCCGCTCAAGCTGAACGTCGCCGAGGTGAACGGCACCGTCACCCTCGCCAAGGCGACCTGCGAGGCGCCCCGGGCGGCCGTGAAGCCCCCGGCGGAGCAGCCCACCGAGCAGCCCACGGAACGGCCCACGGAACAGCCCACCGGCCCGGCGAAGCCCGAGACCCCCCAGAAGCCGGGCATCGAGCCGCAGGGGCCGAACGAGAACCTCGCCGAGACCGGCGGCACCTCCGCGACCGCCTATATCGCGGGCGGCGCCGCCGTGCTGCTGGCCCTGGGCGGCGGAACCGTCCTGGTGGCCCGCAACCGCGCCCGGGCCCGTGCCCGGGGCTGACCCGCGGTCGGCGGCGGCCGAGTGAGGAACACGGCCCCGGAGCGGCTCCCACCCGCCCCGGGGCCGTGCCGTGCTCAGCCGCAGACCATGGCGAGTGCCTGGTCCAGCGCCTGGAGGAAACGGTTGGTCGTGACCCGGTCCCGGACCGCTATCCGCAGCCAGTCGGGACCCAGCCCCGGGAACGTGTCGCCGCGCCGCACCGCGAACCCCAGCAGCCGCAGCCGCTCCCGCACCCGGGCGCCCTCCCGCACATGCGCCAGGACGAACGACGCCTCCGCGGTCGCCACCACCCGGACCTCGTCGAACTCGGAGAGACCGGCGAGGAGATGGGCACGCTCCACCGCGATCTGCCGGGCGGCCTGCTCGGCCTCCTTCAGCGCGGCGGGGGTCATGCACGCCTCCGCCGCCGCCAGCGCCGGTGTCGACACCGGCCACAGCGGCTGGGCCCGTTCCAGGGTCCGGATCAGCTCCGGATCGGCCAGCACATAGCCGATCCGCAGCCCCGCGAGCCCCCAGGTCTTGGTGAGGCTCCGCAGCACCACCAGACCCGGTACGTCGGTACGTTCCGCCAGGGACTCCGCCTCGTCCGGCACGGAGTCCATGAACGCCTCGTCCACGACCAGGACCCGGCCGGGCCTGGCCAGCGCGGCGACATCCGCGGCGGGATGCAGCACCGACGTGGGGTTGGTGGGGTTCCCGACCACGACCAGGTCCGCCTCCTCCGGAACGGAGTCGGGGTCGAGCCGGAAGCCCTGCTCCTCCCGCAGCAGCAGCCGGTCCACGGTGTGGCCCGCGTCCCGCAGCGCCGCCTCGGGCTCGGTGAACTGCGGATGCACCACCAGCGGATGGCGGACCGGCAGCGCCCGCGCCAGCAGGACGAACGCCTCCGCCGCGCCCGCCGTCAGCAGCACCCGCTCGGCGGCGACACCGTGCCGGGCCGCGACGGCCCCGCGCGCGGCCCGCCCGTCGGGGTAGGCCGCCAGGGAACGCAGGGAGCCCGCGATGCACTCGCGCAGCCACTCGGGGGGAGTGCCCGTACGGACGTTGACCGCGAGATCGGTCAGCAGGGCACCGGAGTCGCGTATCTCGGCGTCGCCGTGGTGGCGCAGGTCGTGGGGGCCGTCAGTGTGCGTATACATGTGCGTGGCGCCCGTGCTGGTGCGGACCGGCGACCCGGCCGGACCGGGGTCCGTCGGGCCGTCCGGGTCGGTCGGGTCGGACGGGGCCGGGATGCCCGGCGGGACCGGTGGGCACCACGGGCCGCGCGGGGGACGTGCCGCAGCTGCCGGGGGTTGTCCGCGGCAGGGAGGCGGATCGTCTCTTCACGGGGACGGCGGGTGCGCCGTCCGGTCTCGCCGTGCCGCTGCGGGTGGCATGGCCGACGTTCATCAGCGTTCTCCTAGGGGGGTGGGGGACAGAAGCGAGGACGAAGGGGGCGGAAACGGTCACGGGGAAGAGGCCGTCGAAGAGCGGAACGGATCGGCGCTCCGCCCGGCGTGGGCGCCCGGGGTACCGGACGGCCGGGGAGTACGCCATGGGACGGGCGGGGCGCGTCCTCCTCGCCCCGGTGCCCTGGCCCGTGTGATGCCCGCACGGGTCCCGGGAATCACCGGTACCCGGTCCGCACCCGGGTGCGCCGGAGCGGTTCCGGCCGTGCCGGGGACGGTGCCGGGCCCGCCGCCCGCCCGCGCACCCCCCGCACCGCCGCGGCCCGGCGGCGGCCGGACACGGGGACGGCGGGAGGGGGTACGGGGGTCCGTGCGGCGGACGGACCCCCCGGCGGTGGGCCGGAGAACCGGGCGGATACCCGGAGACGGACGCGGGTCGGACGGCCGCCGCCCGCGCGGCTCCGGGCACGGGCAGCACGGAGCCGACCCCACCGCTCAGCGGAAGGGCCCCCGCGCGCCGCGCGGCTCCGGGCGTGGGGGCGCGCGGAATCACGCCTGCCACCGATAGCCGCGCGGGGTCGCCGCAGGACCGGCGATGGCGAGGGTGGCTGAGTTGCCGACCGTCACGACGGACATCATGTCCACCCGTGCGGCATCCACTCCGGCCAGGGTGGTCACACGGCTTGATTCATCCGTTCGAGACTCGTTCCATACGATTTTCACCGGCGTCCGAGATCCCCACCGCTGGGTGAACCACGCCAGAATCGCGCCAAGTCGCTGGCTTTCTCCCTGCTCACCACTGTTGAGCAGGGTCACGGCCGCCCCGGAGTCCACTCGGTCCCCCAGCCGCTCCCGCAGAAGCTCCCATGGCGGAAAACCATCGCAGAGACCGACCCAGACCTCCGCTGCCGGAACCCTCCCGGACGGCGGCGGACCCAAGCCGGGACGGCGGACGACCGCGCAGGTGGCACGGGCCGCCCGGCCCCGGGGGCGGGACACCCGCTTGGGGACGAGGAGTTCCCCGCCCGCCGCCAGCGCGGCGGCCTCCGCGACCGAGGCCGTGCCCAGGGCCCGCAGCACCCGCTCCGACGGATGGGGCACCCGGACCCGGGCGAGCCGGTCGGCGCCGTGGGCCACCACGGGCACGGCCAGCCGCCGGGCCGCCGCCACGACCCCCGGCTCCGCCGCCCTCGCGGCGACCGTGGCCAGCTCCGCGAGGCTCAGCACCGAGAGCCCGGCCGCCCCGAGCGCCGCCGTCACCAGCTCCACGATCTCGTCCGCGTCCACCCCGCGCGCCGCGCCCACCCCGGCCACCAGCGACGGCGGACGCAGCACCGCGTCCCGGCGGCCGAAGGGGACGACACGGTCCGTGACCCGGGGTGCTCCGGGGTCCCTGTGCGCTGGCATGGACGGTGCCCGGCCTCTCTGCGGGAAGTGCGGTCGACGGGGAGGGGTTCCGACGGCGGACGGCGGACGGCGGACGGCGGACGGCGGGTGCGCGGACAGCGGGGCGGATGGCGGACGAGGGGCGCGCGGGCGCGCCGAACGGGTGATTCAGGCGGATTCGGGCGGCTCTTCACCGTGTGGCCGGTCAGCGGCGGACGAATCCGCTACAAAGGCGCATGGCGGTGTTTGTCGCGCTCGGCGCGTTGGTGATGACGCTGGTCGGCGGTTGGACGGCGCAGCGCGTCACCGACCGCAGGCATCTCGTGCTCGGTCTGGCGGGCGGGCTGATGCTCGGCGTCGTCGGTCTCGATCTCCTGCCCGAGGCACTGGAGGCGGCCGGCACCCGAGTCTTCGGCGTTCCGCAGGCGCTGCTGCTCTTCGTGGGCGGCTTTCTGCTGGCCCATATGGTCGAGCGGCTGCTGGCGGTGCGCCAGGCGGCGCACGGCGCCGCCGAGGAGCGGGTGCCCCAGGTGGGGCTGACGGCCGCCGCGGCCATGGTCGGCCACAGCCTGCTCGACGGTGTCGCGATCGGCGCCGCCTTCCAGGTGGGGGAGGCCATGGGGCTCACGGTGGCGCTGGCCGTCATCGCCCATGACTTCGCGGACGGCTTCAACACGTACACGCTCACCAGCCTGTACGGGAACACCCGGACGAAGGCGGTCGCGATGCTGGTGGCGGACGCGTGCGCCCCGGTGGTCGGGGCCGCGTCCACCCTGCTGGTGACGATCCCGCCGGAGGCGCTCGGCAGCTACCTCGGCTTCTTCGGCGGGGCGCTGCTCTATCTCGCGGCGGCGGAGATCCTGCCGGAGGCCCATCACACCCACCCGGCCCGCTCGACCCTGCTCTGCACGGCGGCGGGCGCGGGCTTCATCTGGCTGGTGGTCGGCGTCTCCTCTGACTGAGGGCCGGGCCGGGGCGCCCGCCGGGCCACGGGCTCCGAGGGCGCTGAGGAAACGATTCTTCCGGGGGTGTGCGCCCAGGCCACCCCCGGGTGCCCGGCTGCGGGGACCGCGGACCGGACGCCCCGGACTCCGTGTGTCACCACGGGCCCGGCCGCGCGCACCGGTCCACGAACCGGCGGGCCACCCCCGGCTCCGCGGCCCAGTGCGTGTGCAGATAGCTGGCGTGCACCCCCTGCCGGACGAAACCCTCGACCCGCCGTTCGGGGCGGTGCATGCCCCACGCGGGCGCGGGCCCGGCCCCGGGCTCGATCACCGTCCGGTGGAACTCGTGCCCCCGCATCCGGGTTCCGGCGGGCGCGAGACAGCTGTCGGTGAGCGCCACGGCCTCCCGGTAGCCGAGGGTGAGCCGCTTCTCCATCCGCGCGTCCGCCTCCAGCACCCCGCACATGGGCAGCCCGTCCAGCGAGCGCGCCAGATAGAGCAGCCCCGCGCACTCCGCCGCCACCGCTCCGCCCGCCAGGGCGAACGCGGCGACCTCGGCCCGCAGCTCCTTGTTGGCGGACAGCTCCGGCGCGTACACCTCGGGGAAGCCGCCGCCGATGACGATCCCCGCCGTGCCCTCGGGCAGCCGTTCGTCCCGCAGCGGATCGAAGGTGACGACCTCGGCGCCGCACGCGGCGAGGAGCTCCGGGTGCTCGGCGTAGGAGAAGGTGAACGCGGGCCCCCCGGCCACCGCGACCACCGGCCGCCCCCCGGCCACCGGCCGTTCCCCGCTCCCCGGCGGTCGCCCGGCCGCCACGGCGGCCGGGCTACCGCCGGGGCTCTGCGGGCTCTGCGGGCTCCAGGCCGGGCCGACCGGCCCGGGGGCGGAGCGCGCGAGCGCGAGCAGCGCCTCCAGATCGCAGCCCTCGCGCACCAGCTCCGCCATCGCGGCCACCGACCCGACCGCGTCCGCCGTCCGCTCGGCCACCGGCACCAGACCCAGATGGCGCGAGGGCGTCGCCACCGCCGCCCGGCGCCGCACCACACCCAGCACCGGCATGCCCACCTCCTCCAGAGCCTGGCGCAGCAGCAGCTCATGACGGTCGGTCGCCACCTTGTTGAGGATCACCCCGCCGATCCGGACCTCCGGGTCGAACGAGACGAAGCCGTGCACCAGCGCCGCCACCGAACGGGACTGCGAGGACGCGTCCACGACCAGCACCACCGGCGCCCGCAGCACCTTCGCGAGCTGCGCCGTGGACGCCAGCTCACCCGCGCCCGACGCGCCGTCGAACATCCCCATGACGCCCTCGACCACGGCCAGGTCGCACCCGGCGGCGCCATGGGCGAACAGCGGCGCCATCAGCTCCGTACCGCACAGATACGCGTCGAGATTGCGCCCGGGGCGCCCGGTGGCGAGCGCGTGGTACCCCGGGTCGATGTAGTCGGGGCCCACCTTGTGCGGGGAGACCTTCAGCCCCGTCGCGGCGAAGGCGGCCATCAGGCCCGTCGCCACCGTGGTCTTGCCGCTGC
The nucleotide sequence above comes from Streptomyces clavuligerus. Encoded proteins:
- the ectA gene encoding diaminobutyrate acetyltransferase gives rise to the protein MTTVQEPRPQADRTESSGFTENAGSTGSTGEFTTVESPRVTDGAALWRLARDTRTLDLNSPYSYLLWCRDFAATSLVARDAAGAPIAFVTGYLRPGRPHALVVWQIAVDRAHRGRGLAGTLLDTLTARVTAGQGVREVEATVTPDNTASDRLFTSYARRHGVRLEREVLFDGPLFPREPDGAAGTPAHQPEVLYRMGPFRD
- a CDS encoding pyridoxal-phosphate-dependent aminotransferase family protein, producing MTHPLLDLPPLTAEHFARIAARVAALLDTEQDVVITQGEALLPLEGCIRSGARAGSTALNVVTGPYGQTFGNWLRDCGARVVDLEVPFHTAVTAEQVERALAAHPEIDFVSLVHAEAATGNTNPVAEIGEAVRRHGALFMLDAVASVAAEPLLPDAWGVDLCVIGAQKAMGGPAGVSAVSVSPRAWERFAANPAAPRRSYLSLLDWKERWIDGGRTALLHAPAQLEMLALEACVERIESEGLTAVMERHAHAAAATRAGALALGGGLEPYVYEAKDAAPVATTLRAPAGMDASALVTKALAADPSLPLIAGGGALAKEMIRVNHYGVDATRGAVRSSLAALGVALAEAGATVDPVAAGRAVSEVWA
- a CDS encoding amidohydrolase family protein, translating into MSDRVELHVKGRVLVGPEEVRDELWVVGGRITYRRPAGADTAPTVTGWALPGLVDAHCHVGLDAHGPVDDATSERQARFDRDAGTLLIRDAGSPSDTRWIDDREDLPKIIRAGRHIARTRRYIRNYAHEIEPDDLVAYVAREARRGDGWVKLVGDWIDREVGDLTACWPRGAVEAAIAEAHRLGARVTAHCFAEDSLRDLVEAGIDCVEHATGLTEDTIPLFAERGVAIVPTLVNIATFPALADGGEAKFPAWSAHMRRLHARRHDTVRSAYDAGIPVFVGTDAGGSLPHGLVAAEVAELVTAGLPPLAALSATTWGARAWLGRPGLDEGAPADLVVYEEDPRADVRVLAAPLRIVLRGRVVG
- a CDS encoding SCO1860 family LAETG-anchored protein; the protein is MNSNTFRMPARRCAAATAAVALLAGPVALAGPAAATGSGAQGRASAVVLRAGLDVSLLDKTVQVPVNTSLNEVTAPASASRTALTVRLDGVDGGRPVQLARADVATARATTEQGRTEGYARLAGARVQLPGLPLIPLVEIGKATSRAVCAAGARPVAESVLLGPVKVLGKEVTLTAAGTTRVTAAGVGEVTLDLARKQIASTTAAATALELRVAVNPLKLNVAEVNGTVTLAKATCEAPRAAVKPPAEQPTEQPTERPTEQPTGPAKPETPQKPGIEPQGPNENLAETGGTSATAYIAGGAAVLLALGGGTVLVARNRARARARG
- a CDS encoding ZIP family metal transporter, with the translated sequence MAVFVALGALVMTLVGGWTAQRVTDRRHLVLGLAGGLMLGVVGLDLLPEALEAAGTRVFGVPQALLLFVGGFLLAHMVERLLAVRQAAHGAAEERVPQVGLTAAAAMVGHSLLDGVAIGAAFQVGEAMGLTVALAVIAHDFADGFNTYTLTSLYGNTRTKAVAMLVADACAPVVGAASTLLVTIPPEALGSYLGFFGGALLYLAAAEILPEAHHTHPARSTLLCTAAGAGFIWLVVGVSSD
- a CDS encoding cobyrinate a,c-diamide synthase — protein: MVARLVIAAPASGSGKTTVATGLMAAFAATGLKVSPHKVGPDYIDPGYHALATGRPGRNLDAYLCGTELMAPLFAHGAAGCDLAVVEGVMGMFDGASGAGELASTAQLAKVLRAPVVLVVDASSQSRSVAALVHGFVSFDPEVRIGGVILNKVATDRHELLLRQALEEVGMPVLGVVRRRAAVATPSRHLGLVPVAERTADAVGSVAAMAELVREGCDLEALLALARSAPGPVGPAWSPQSPQSPGGSPAAVAAGRPPGSGERPVAGGRPVVAVAGGPAFTFSYAEHPELLAACGAEVVTFDPLRDERLPEGTAGIVIGGGFPEVYAPELSANKELRAEVAAFALAGGAVAAECAGLLYLARSLDGLPMCGVLEADARMEKRLTLGYREAVALTDSCLAPAGTRMRGHEFHRTVIEPGAGPAPAWGMHRPERRVEGFVRQGVHASYLHTHWAAEPGVARRFVDRCARPGPW